Proteins from one Archocentrus centrarchus isolate MPI-CPG fArcCen1 chromosome 8, fArcCen1, whole genome shotgun sequence genomic window:
- the phb gene encoding prohibitin 1, protein MAKLFESIGKLGLALAIGGGVVNSALFNVDAGHRAVIFDRFRGVQDDVVGEGTHFLIPWVQKPIIFDCRSRPRNVPVITGSKDLQNVNITLRILFRPVTNQLPRIFTSIGEDYDERVLPSITTEVLKAVVARFDASELITQRELVSRQVSEDLTERASTFGLILDDVSLTHLTFGKEFTEAVEMKQVAQQEAERARFIVEKAEQQKQAAIISAEGDSQAALLIANSLMEAGDGLVELRKLEAAEDIAFQLSRSRNVTYLPSGQGTLLQLPQ, encoded by the exons ATGGCCAAGTTATTTGAATCCATTGGGAAGTTGGGGCTTGCCCTCGCCATCGGTGGAGGCGTCGTGAACTCTGCTCTATTCAACG TtgatgcaggacaccgggctgTGATATTTGACAGGTTTCGAGGCGTTCAAGATGATGTTGTTGGTGAAGGGACGCACTTCCTCATCCCCTGGGTTCAGAAACCCATCATCTTTGATTGCCGCTCCCGTCCACGCAACGTGCCTGTCATCACAGGCAGCAAAG ATCTGCAGAATGTTAATATCACGTTGCGTATCCTCTTCCGGCCGGTGACGAACCAGCTGCCGCGCATCTTCACCAGTATTGGTGAGGATTACGATGAGAGGGTGCTACCATCTATCACCACAGAGGTCTTAAAGGCTGTAGTG GCTAGGTTTGATGCTAGCGAGCTCATCACTCAGAGAGAGCTGGTGTCCAGGCAGGTCAGCGAGGACCTTACAGAAAGAGCCTCCACCTTCGGCTTAATCTTGGATGATGTTTCACTG ACACACTTGACCTTTGGCAAGGAATTCACAGAGGCTGTTGAGATGAAACAGGTGGCCCAGCAGGAGGCAGAGAGGGCCCGTTTCATTGTAGAAAAG gcagagcagcagaagcaggcaGCCATCATTTCAGCAGAGGGAGATTCTCAGGCCGCCTTACTCATCGCCAACTCTCTGATGGAGGCTGGCGATGGTCTGGTAGAGCTTCGTAAGCTGGAAGCAGCCGAGGACATAGCTTTCCAGCTGTCACGCTCCCGCAATGTCACTTACCTGCCCTCGGGACAGGGCACATTGCTTCAGTTGCCCCAGTGA